One segment of Manihot esculenta cultivar AM560-2 chromosome 4, M.esculenta_v8, whole genome shotgun sequence DNA contains the following:
- the LOC110612760 gene encoding sorcin isoform X1: MDNTTTLRQWFDRVDSEKTGSITATQLKSALAVGNLQFSLSIVQQMISRMYDFDRNGTMSFGEFVALNKFLTKAQRAFSDVERNRGYLLPDDVHEALGKIGFSLDSPAFYTVCESFDQKKDGRFRLDDFISLCIFLQSARNLFNSFDTAKQGRVTLDLNQFVYCTANCRI, translated from the exons ATGGACAACACGACGACTCTGCGACAGTGGTTCGACCGAGTCGACTCGGAGAAAACCGGGAGCATCACTGCAACTCAGCTCAAG AGTGCTTTGGCCGTTGGTAATCTCCAATTCTCTCTCTCTATTGTTCAACAAATGATCAG CAGGATGTATGATTTTGATAGGAATGGGACTATGAGCTTTGGAG AATTTGTTGCCCTTAATAAATTCCTTACAAAG GCTCAACGTGCCTTCTCGGACGTAGAGAg AAATCGTGGATATCTTCTTCCTGATGATGTACATGAG GCATTGGGGAAAATTGGTTTCTCACTGGACTCTCCAGCTTTTTACACTGTCTGTGAG AGCTTTGACCAAAAGAAGGATGGAAGATTTCGTCTGGATGACTTCATTTCTCTCTGTATCTTTCTACAGTCTGCTCG GAATCTTTTTAATTCATTCGATACAGCTAAGCAGGGCAGAGTTACGCTCGATCTCAACCAGTTTGTTTATTGCA CTGCCAACTGTAGAATCTGA
- the LOC110612760 gene encoding sorcin isoform X2, giving the protein MDNTTTLRQWFDRVDSEKTGSITATQLKSALAVGNLQFSLSIVQQMIRMYDFDRNGTMSFGEFVALNKFLTKAQRAFSDVERNRGYLLPDDVHEALGKIGFSLDSPAFYTVCESFDQKKDGRFRLDDFISLCIFLQSARNLFNSFDTAKQGRVTLDLNQFVYCTANCRI; this is encoded by the exons ATGGACAACACGACGACTCTGCGACAGTGGTTCGACCGAGTCGACTCGGAGAAAACCGGGAGCATCACTGCAACTCAGCTCAAG AGTGCTTTGGCCGTTGGTAATCTCCAATTCTCTCTCTCTATTGTTCAACAAATGATCAG GATGTATGATTTTGATAGGAATGGGACTATGAGCTTTGGAG AATTTGTTGCCCTTAATAAATTCCTTACAAAG GCTCAACGTGCCTTCTCGGACGTAGAGAg AAATCGTGGATATCTTCTTCCTGATGATGTACATGAG GCATTGGGGAAAATTGGTTTCTCACTGGACTCTCCAGCTTTTTACACTGTCTGTGAG AGCTTTGACCAAAAGAAGGATGGAAGATTTCGTCTGGATGACTTCATTTCTCTCTGTATCTTTCTACAGTCTGCTCG GAATCTTTTTAATTCATTCGATACAGCTAAGCAGGGCAGAGTTACGCTCGATCTCAACCAGTTTGTTTATTGCA CTGCCAACTGTAGAATCTGA